TGGGTACGGTGGCGATGATGAGTTCCGCCGCCTTGGCATTGCAGGCGGGTGGTGTCGAAGTGGGAGACCTTGAAACGGGCTCCGTCGTGGGCCAGCCGTTCAAGGAATTGGACGTGGATCTCCAGCTGTATGCCGTGGAAATCGGCAGCTTGAAGGCCTACTATCCTGACACGAGCGTGGTCGACTTCAAGGTGCGGCCGGGCCGCCCCCTGTTGATCAAGGTGACGAACAACTCCAGCACGGAGCGGGGATTCCAGATGACCGACGCGCTCAACGCCGGGTCACCGTTCGTGCTCAAGGCGGAAGTGGTGTTGAAGCCGGGAGAGACCAAGTACATCGGTATCCCGACCAGCGACCTGTTCTACGCGACTCAGGGCAACACGCTGACGTACCGGGATCATCTCAATCCCAAGTCACCGGGTGGCACCTTGTTGATGTGGAAGTAGCTCCCGCCGGTTGATTCCCGTCTCTCCGCCCCGCTCGCCGGACTCCGGTGGGCGGGGCGGTTTGCTTTCTGCCCAAGACCAGAGACGTGAGCAGTGAGACGTTAGACGAGAGAGGCGATGAGTGGGATGCGAAGCTCAAGACGTGAAATGTGAACCTGTCGCTCACCGGGCCTTGCGCCTAACGTCTCCCGTCTGACGCCTTCCGTCCCTCGTCCTCCCACCCCCGTCTCACATTTCCCGTCCGACGTCTGGCGTCTCCCTGGCCCGCTACCAATAAGGAAACGGCCGGTAGGGGCCCCAATAGGGATGCCAATAGGGACTGTAGTACGGGTAGGGGCGTGGACGGACCACCACCGGTTCCTGAGGAATCCAGGTCCGCATGGTCCTGATTTCGATTACCGGATACGTGTACTCGGAATCATCCAGCGGCAACGTTGTGCTGCCGGTGAGTTCCCCCGCGATGGTGATGAAGGTGCCGTGGGGTATCGTGGCAGGATCGAGAAACTCGCGTTGCACGGCGACGAAGCGGCCTTCCGACTTCGTCAGGTCCATCGTCGGTTGATGGGAGTCGTTCAGCGGGAGCTGCAACACTTCGATGCGTGTCCCATCTTTGAGGCGGCGGGCCGTGAGCACCTGGCCGCCGAGCACGACGCTTTGGCCCTTGAAGGAATCGACCGCGGCTCGTATCTGGGTAAACGGCGGTGCCGGCGGCGCGCCTGGCGGGGGCGAGAACGTATCGTTGGCCGTTCCACAGGCGGTCAGGAGCGCCGCACAGGCCGTCAGGACAATCCACTCTAGAAGTTTTACGCGCATCCTGCGCATTATACCAAACGAACGGCATCGAAGGGATTGTTGAACGGGCATTGTTTATAATGAGGCTACGAACAGGCAGGCGAGAACCGATTGAAAAAGGAGTAGGGGCATGATGCGTGTGATGCGACGGGGACTGAGCGGCGTCGGGCTGGGGATGCTGGCGCTGTTGATC
This region of Nitrospiraceae bacterium genomic DNA includes:
- a CDS encoding Slp family lipoprotein, which produces MRVKLLEWIVLTACAALLTACGTANDTFSPPPGAPPAPPFTQIRAAVDSFKGQSVVLGGQVLTARRLKDGTRIEVLQLPLNDSHQPTMDLTKSEGRFVAVQREFLDPATIPHGTFITIAGELTGSTTLPLDDSEYTYPVIEIRTMRTWIPQEPVVVRPRPYPYYSPYWHPYWGPYRPFPYW